A region from the Altererythrobacter sp. H2 genome encodes:
- a CDS encoding dicarboxylate/amino acid:cation symporter, with protein MDEGKVGGAKAETSELIAIRLPVWWTFGGLMAGLALGWILSDSALLASVLPVTDVVGKLWLRALQMTIIPLVAALLVMGIAKLVLAASAGAVARRMLLLVFSILVLSGLSTALLMPLLLAAFPAPQAAQALLDTGSVGAQQVPGLADFVTSLIAPNVIAAAAETAMLPLTIFFALFAVAVARLPEAQRETLLALFRALANAMLTLIGWVLWLAPVGVFALGIGVAAKAGGGAFATFLHYILTVTAMGTVVLLGGYLLAWIGGRISPLAFGRAMIPAQAVALSTQSSLASLPAMLASAKRLGLRDSTADFALPLAVAIFRATSPAMNMAVAIYIAVLAGVELTPTVLLAGIAVAFVISVGSVSLPGSISFVISIGPIAIAMGVPVEPLALLVAVEMLPDIMRTLGNVTMNVAVASSVERARSD; from the coding sequence GTGGATGAAGGCAAAGTGGGTGGGGCGAAAGCCGAAACCAGCGAACTGATCGCGATTCGTCTGCCCGTCTGGTGGACCTTCGGCGGGTTGATGGCGGGCCTGGCACTGGGCTGGATCCTGTCCGACAGCGCGCTGCTGGCCAGCGTGCTCCCGGTCACCGACGTGGTCGGCAAGCTGTGGCTGCGCGCCCTGCAGATGACCATCATTCCGCTGGTCGCCGCCCTGCTGGTGATGGGCATTGCCAAGCTGGTGCTGGCCGCCAGTGCCGGCGCGGTGGCGCGCCGGATGCTGCTGCTGGTATTTTCCATCCTGGTGCTGAGCGGGCTTTCCACCGCGCTGCTGATGCCGCTGCTGCTGGCCGCCTTCCCGGCCCCGCAGGCGGCGCAAGCCCTGCTCGATACCGGCAGCGTGGGCGCCCAGCAAGTGCCGGGCCTGGCGGACTTCGTCACCTCCCTGATCGCACCCAACGTGATTGCAGCCGCGGCCGAGACCGCAATGCTGCCGCTGACCATCTTCTTCGCGCTGTTCGCCGTGGCCGTGGCCCGCCTGCCCGAGGCCCAGCGCGAGACCCTGCTCGCCCTGTTCCGGGCGCTGGCCAATGCCATGCTGACCCTGATCGGCTGGGTGCTGTGGCTGGCCCCGGTCGGGGTGTTCGCCCTGGGCATCGGGGTGGCAGCCAAGGCGGGGGGCGGCGCTTTTGCCACTTTCCTGCACTATATCCTGACCGTCACGGCAATGGGTACGGTGGTGCTGCTCGGCGGCTATCTGCTGGCCTGGATCGGCGGGCGCATCTCCCCGCTGGCCTTCGGCCGGGCCATGATCCCGGCCCAGGCCGTGGCCCTCTCGACCCAGAGCTCGCTCGCCAGCCTGCCCGCCATGCTCGCCAGCGCCAAGCGGCTCGGCCTGCGCGACAGCACGGCCGACTTCGCCCTGCCACTGGCGGTCGCCATCTTCCGCGCCACCAGCCCGGCGATGAACATGGCAGTGGCGATTTACATTGCGGTGCTGGCGGGGGTCGAGCTGACTCCAACCGTGCTGCTGGCGGGGATCGCGGTCGCCTTTGTCATCAGCGTCGGCTCGGTCAGCTTGCCCGGATCGATCAGCTTCGTCATCTCGATCGGCCCGATCGCGATTGCCATGGGGGTGCCGGTCGAGCCGCTGGCGCTGCTGGTGGCGGTGGAAATGCTGCCCGACATCATGCGCACCCTCGGCAATGTGACCATGAACGTGGCCGTCGCCTCGTCCGTCGAGCGCGCGCGCAGCGATTGA
- the lptG gene encoding LPS export ABC transporter permease LptG codes for MQLDFFPSRTLTLYLARLFVLRIMAMLALLVLVLMMLDLLGTSGKIMAVEGNGQAELWRYVSLRVPQLIARFLPYSVLLATVITLLALNQNSEIVAMKAAGMSAHQVLAPLFLAAAAVSLASFAFNERVVTRATATLKAWEGAQFGPVPQEVGARSNVYFADGNDVLSAATMTGSGETMALQDVTFYRRTAAGTLTEQFRAPRATYAAPGWELVGAERFDVAAARTDRVERIVVGEGLTIEQIELDSVDPDAQGFFALRESIEAYERVGRRTSELEAKWWHKLAGPLSAMLMPLLGAVAAFGLARSGQLFVRALIAMALGFAYFVVDNAALAMGSFGGYPPLLAAWAPFFLFLLIGETVLVRTEE; via the coding sequence ATGCAGCTGGATTTCTTTCCCTCTCGCACGCTGACGCTCTACCTGGCGCGCCTGTTCGTGTTGCGGATCATGGCCATGCTGGCCCTGCTGGTGCTGGTGCTGATGATGCTCGACCTGCTCGGCACGAGCGGCAAGATCATGGCGGTCGAGGGCAATGGCCAGGCCGAGCTGTGGCGCTATGTCTCCTTGCGGGTGCCGCAGCTGATCGCGCGGTTCCTGCCTTACTCGGTTCTTCTGGCCACGGTCATCACCCTGCTCGCGCTCAACCAAAACAGCGAGATCGTGGCGATGAAGGCGGCCGGAATGTCGGCGCATCAGGTACTTGCTCCTTTGTTCCTTGCCGCCGCGGCTGTTTCCCTGGCCAGTTTCGCCTTCAACGAACGGGTGGTCACGCGCGCCACCGCCACCCTGAAGGCCTGGGAAGGCGCTCAGTTCGGCCCGGTTCCGCAAGAGGTGGGCGCCCGCAGCAATGTCTATTTCGCCGACGGCAATGACGTGCTCAGTGCGGCAACGATGACCGGCTCAGGCGAGACAATGGCCCTGCAGGACGTGACGTTCTATCGCCGCACCGCCGCCGGTACGCTGACCGAGCAGTTCCGCGCTCCGCGGGCGACGTATGCTGCTCCGGGCTGGGAGCTGGTCGGGGCGGAACGCTTCGACGTAGCGGCCGCCCGTACCGACCGGGTCGAGCGGATCGTGGTGGGAGAAGGCTTGACGATCGAACAGATCGAGCTCGACAGCGTCGATCCCGATGCACAGGGATTCTTCGCATTGCGGGAATCGATCGAGGCCTATGAGCGCGTGGGCCGCCGGACCAGCGAGCTCGAGGCAAAGTGGTGGCACAAGCTGGCTGGCCCGCTGTCTGCCATGCTGATGCCCCTGCTTGGGGCGGTGGCGGCTTTCGGGCTGGCGCGTTCGGGCCAGTTGTTCGTCCGCGCGCTCATCGCGATGGCGCTGGGCTTTGCCTACTTCGTGGTCGACAACGCCGCTCTGGCGATGGGCAGCTTCGGGGGTTATCCTCCGCTCCTCGCGGCGTGGGCGCCCTTCTTCCTGTTCCTGCTGATCGGGGAAACCGTGCTGGTTCGGACCGAAGAGTGA
- a CDS encoding N-acetyltransferase has protein sequence MTVEIGIRPLSGKAGRAAFVDLGRRFAAELPNAVPQLRSEQLELLDPDRNPFFGHARVQLFLAERGGRAVGRISAHIDEMALAMPAEQGFGPGTGMFGYFDAEDEAVAHALLARASEWLRAQGMTRVLGPISLSIWEEPGLLVRGQDHAPMIMMGHHPASYHGWIESAGFKPAKRLLTYDLDVTKEFPPLIARIVASGERNPRIRVRHVDKSRWQEEVETVLGILNDAWSNNWGFVPFTPAEIAYAGKKLRPLIREDLNMIAELDGRPVAFMLTFPDVNGVLQKIDGKLFPFGWVSMLRWLRFPRGSGMRVPLMGVMRDLHNSRLASQLAFMMINRIRHTAHVTYGTTRGEVGWVLEDNQGMVAIADAIQSKVNREYVIFERKLASKIAEAL, from the coding sequence GTGACCGTGGAAATAGGTATCCGCCCCCTATCCGGCAAGGCCGGGAGAGCCGCTTTCGTCGATCTCGGCCGCCGGTTTGCGGCGGAACTGCCCAACGCTGTGCCCCAGCTGCGATCGGAGCAGCTGGAGTTGCTGGACCCTGACCGCAACCCGTTTTTCGGCCACGCACGGGTGCAGCTGTTCCTGGCTGAGCGCGGGGGGCGGGCAGTCGGGCGGATCTCGGCCCACATTGACGAAATGGCCCTGGCCATGCCGGCCGAGCAGGGTTTCGGGCCCGGCACCGGCATGTTCGGCTACTTCGATGCCGAAGACGAGGCCGTGGCTCACGCCCTGCTCGCCCGGGCGAGCGAATGGCTGCGGGCGCAAGGCATGACCCGGGTGCTGGGGCCGATTTCGCTGTCGATCTGGGAGGAACCGGGTCTGCTGGTGCGCGGGCAGGACCATGCTCCGATGATCATGATGGGTCATCATCCGGCCAGTTACCACGGGTGGATCGAAAGCGCGGGGTTCAAGCCCGCCAAGCGCCTGCTGACCTATGATCTCGACGTGACAAAGGAATTCCCCCCGCTCATCGCACGGATCGTTGCCTCCGGGGAACGGAACCCGCGCATCCGGGTGCGGCACGTCGACAAGTCCCGCTGGCAAGAGGAGGTCGAAACGGTCCTCGGCATTCTCAACGATGCCTGGTCGAACAACTGGGGCTTCGTGCCCTTCACACCCGCAGAAATCGCCTATGCGGGCAAGAAGTTGCGGCCCCTGATCCGCGAGGATCTCAACATGATTGCCGAGCTCGACGGCAGGCCGGTCGCATTCATGCTCACCTTTCCCGACGTGAATGGTGTGCTGCAGAAGATTGACGGGAAGCTGTTCCCCTTCGGCTGGGTCAGCATGCTGCGATGGCTGCGGTTCCCCAGGGGATCGGGGATGCGGGTGCCGCTGATGGGCGTGATGCGCGATCTGCATAATTCGCGGCTCGCCAGCCAGCTTGCCTTCATGATGATCAACCGGATCCGCCACACCGCACATGTCACCTACGGCACAACCCGGGGCGAGGTGGGCTGGGTCCTTGAAGACAATCAGGGCATGGTGGCGATTGCCGACGCCATCCAGAGCAAGGTCAACCGCGAATATGTGATTTTCGAGCGAAAGCTCGCGAGTAAGATCGCTGAGGCGCTGTGA
- a CDS encoding response regulator: MPLGDQVAANLPFLRRYARALTGSQETGDAFVRQVLEAALADPDLKASFADGRVALYRAFNKIWSGARLEAVGSSEPAGMHEGAVQERLLAVTPLARQALLLTTLEDFSNAETAEILDLDEDEVARLVREAVSDIDRESATTVLIIEDEPLIAMQLEDLVAALGHEVCGTAATRTQAQSVFARTTPGLVLADIQLADGSSGLDAVDDILATTSVPVIFITAYPERLLTGDRPEPTYLVTKPFREATVRAAISQALFFNSIRPL, translated from the coding sequence ATGCCGCTCGGAGACCAGGTTGCCGCAAATCTTCCGTTTTTGCGCCGCTATGCGCGCGCTCTCACCGGCTCGCAGGAAACAGGCGATGCCTTCGTCCGGCAGGTACTCGAAGCCGCGTTGGCCGATCCTGACCTGAAAGCCTCCTTCGCAGATGGTCGGGTGGCGCTCTATCGGGCGTTCAACAAGATCTGGTCAGGTGCGCGGCTGGAAGCGGTCGGGAGCAGCGAGCCCGCCGGGATGCACGAGGGCGCCGTCCAGGAACGCCTTCTCGCGGTAACCCCGTTGGCCCGTCAGGCGCTGCTGCTGACGACGCTCGAAGATTTCTCCAATGCCGAAACCGCCGAGATTCTCGATCTGGACGAAGACGAGGTAGCGCGGCTGGTGCGGGAAGCCGTCTCCGACATCGATCGGGAAAGCGCGACGACCGTGCTGATCATCGAGGACGAGCCGCTGATTGCAATGCAGCTGGAGGACCTGGTGGCAGCACTGGGCCATGAAGTGTGCGGCACGGCTGCCACCCGGACCCAGGCCCAGTCGGTCTTTGCACGGACCACCCCTGGCCTGGTGCTGGCGGACATCCAGCTGGCCGATGGGTCGAGCGGGCTTGATGCAGTGGACGACATTCTCGCCACCACCAGCGTGCCGGTCATCTTCATCACTGCCTATCCCGAACGGCTGCTGACCGGGGATCGGCCTGAGCCGACCTATCTGGTCACCAAGCCGTTTCGCGAAGCAACCGTGCGTGCGGCCATCAGCCAGGCATTGTTCTTCAATTCCATTCGGCCGCTGTAG
- a CDS encoding LptF/LptG family permease produces the protein MFEFIPKIDRYIFRLVLLPMLGVFALAASLLTLDKMLRLFDFVAVEGGPIGVVFKMLGALVPEYASLAIPLGLLLGILLAFRKLATSSELDVLRAVGLGYGRLLRVPYAITAVLMLVNVALVFFVQPVSRYYYEQLDYELRSGALGASIKVGEFTTLKDRMALRIDASEDDGRRLQGIFARVANSKGQVLSISAREGSFLATSDSPDTIILRLTEGTIVQDTGGEGTTPRVLSFSRHDLPIDLPRIEEFRARGDVEREYILPELLRVGWSAEVTPDKRAASQASFNFRLVEVVMMALMPLLAVALAIPPKRSSSALGVFVSIVMVVSYHKVNQYAEDVAALGRVDPVIALWVPMLLFAALIVWMYYRVAHVPGGQAIGALEVWFAKLGKRLKTLFRRRARAGSRLAPAE, from the coding sequence GTGTTCGAATTCATTCCCAAGATAGACCGCTACATCTTCCGCCTCGTGCTTTTGCCGATGCTCGGCGTGTTCGCGCTGGCCGCCTCCTTGCTGACACTCGACAAGATGCTGCGTCTGTTCGACTTCGTCGCCGTCGAAGGCGGCCCGATCGGCGTGGTGTTCAAAATGCTCGGCGCGCTGGTGCCCGAATATGCCAGCCTGGCGATCCCGCTCGGCCTGCTGCTCGGCATCCTGCTCGCCTTCCGCAAGCTCGCCACCAGCAGCGAGCTGGACGTGTTGCGGGCGGTGGGGCTGGGATACGGCCGACTGCTTCGGGTGCCCTATGCAATCACGGCCGTGCTGATGCTGGTCAATGTGGCGCTGGTGTTCTTCGTCCAGCCGGTCAGCCGCTACTATTACGAGCAGCTCGATTACGAGCTTCGGTCCGGCGCCTTGGGAGCGTCGATCAAGGTGGGTGAATTCACCACCCTGAAGGACCGGATGGCGCTGCGGATCGATGCGAGCGAGGATGATGGCCGCCGCCTGCAGGGCATCTTCGCCCGCGTTGCCAACAGCAAGGGGCAGGTGCTGTCCATCTCCGCGCGCGAGGGCAGCTTCCTGGCGACCTCGGACAGCCCGGACACGATCATCCTGCGCCTCACCGAAGGTACCATCGTGCAGGATACCGGGGGCGAGGGCACAACGCCCCGGGTGCTCAGCTTCAGCCGGCACGACCTGCCAATAGACTTGCCGCGGATCGAGGAATTCCGCGCCCGGGGCGATGTCGAACGCGAATATATCCTGCCCGAACTCCTGCGGGTGGGCTGGAGCGCGGAGGTCACGCCTGACAAGCGCGCGGCGAGCCAGGCCAGCTTCAATTTCCGGCTGGTGGAAGTGGTGATGATGGCGCTGATGCCACTGCTGGCAGTGGCGCTGGCGATCCCGCCCAAGCGGTCGAGCAGTGCGCTCGGAGTGTTCGTCTCGATCGTGATGGTCGTCTCCTATCACAAGGTGAACCAGTATGCGGAGGATGTCGCCGCGCTCGGGCGGGTCGATCCGGTGATCGCCTTGTGGGTGCCGATGCTGCTGTTCGCGGCCCTCATCGTGTGGATGTACTACCGCGTTGCTCATGTGCCCGGCGGGCAGGCCATCGGCGCGCTCGAGGTGTGGTTCGCCAAGCTGGGCAAGCGGCTCAAGACGCTGTTCCGGCGCAGGGCTCGCGCTGGCTCTCGCCTGGCTCCGGCGGAATAA
- a CDS encoding fatty acid desaturase family protein, with protein sequence MTMQQTLDPALAAPEPAHGAGKLAAIADDKAMLRAARDLTRDIAEARPGIYWPDMVGSALLGYGALAGAILVESVPLAVALGLVSALALYRALLFIHELTHIHRDALPGFRLGWNLMVGVPMLMPSFMYEGVHTLHHKRTQYGTVEDPEYLPLALMKPWSLPLFVLIALLAPIGLLIRFGLLVPLGALIPPLRTMVWERASSLSINPDFRRKPPEGAFRRQVLWQEAAGAVWAVALLASPALVGWKPLLVALAVLSLTAVLNQLRTLVAHLWENEGEAMTVTAQFLDSVNVPPPGLAAEIWAPVGLRYHALHHLMPSMPYHALPEAHRRLKRELGAGSTYDGANHPGMVHLVSRIARSTMRAR encoded by the coding sequence ATGACCATGCAACAGACCCTTGATCCTGCCCTTGCGGCACCGGAACCTGCGCACGGCGCGGGCAAGTTGGCGGCCATTGCTGACGACAAGGCGATGCTGCGCGCCGCCCGCGACCTTACCCGGGACATCGCCGAGGCCAGGCCCGGGATCTACTGGCCCGACATGGTCGGTTCCGCGCTGCTGGGCTACGGCGCACTGGCAGGTGCCATACTGGTGGAGAGCGTTCCGCTGGCCGTCGCACTTGGTCTGGTGTCGGCGCTGGCGCTCTACCGGGCCTTGCTGTTCATTCACGAACTCACCCATATCCACCGCGATGCACTGCCCGGGTTCCGGCTGGGCTGGAACCTGATGGTCGGGGTGCCGATGCTGATGCCCTCCTTCATGTACGAGGGAGTGCACACCCTGCACCACAAGCGCACCCAATATGGCACGGTCGAGGATCCGGAATACCTCCCGCTGGCATTGATGAAGCCGTGGAGCCTGCCGCTGTTCGTCCTCATCGCGCTGCTGGCGCCGATCGGTCTGCTGATCCGGTTCGGCCTGCTGGTACCCCTGGGCGCATTGATTCCGCCGCTGCGCACGATGGTGTGGGAGCGGGCATCCTCATTGTCGATCAATCCCGATTTCCGCCGCAAGCCGCCCGAAGGCGCCTTTCGCCGCCAGGTTCTGTGGCAGGAGGCCGCTGGCGCGGTCTGGGCAGTAGCGCTGCTCGCAAGCCCCGCGCTGGTTGGCTGGAAGCCGTTGCTGGTGGCGCTGGCCGTGCTCTCGCTGACGGCCGTGCTCAACCAGCTCCGTACCCTGGTGGCCCACCTGTGGGAGAACGAAGGCGAAGCCATGACGGTAACGGCGCAGTTCCTCGATTCGGTCAACGTACCGCCCCCCGGGCTGGCGGCGGAAATCTGGGCACCGGTGGGCCTGCGCTATCATGCGCTCCATCACCTGATGCCGAGCATGCCGTACCACGCGCTGCCTGAGGCACATCGCAGGCTGAAGCGCGAACTCGGCGCCGGCTCCACCTATGACGGGGCCAATCATCCCGGCATGGTGCATCTGGTCAGCCGGATTGCCCGCAGCACGATGCGGGCGCGCTAG
- a CDS encoding GNAT family N-acetyltransferase encodes MSADWHLRLARPEDAALMPAIEARAGRLFQAVEGLADIAGQHTVPVEQLQRLIRKGHCLVAHVDDRMAGWLANEPFGRELHIREFNVDPDFQQQGIGSGLLRACLIDAVNCGFRAVTLTTFRDVPWNAPFYARLGFEEVTALDAHPRLAGQLAAESGHGLPADRRCVMIRFLG; translated from the coding sequence GTGAGCGCCGACTGGCACTTGCGGCTCGCCCGGCCAGAAGATGCAGCCCTGATGCCTGCCATCGAAGCGCGCGCCGGCAGGCTGTTCCAGGCGGTTGAAGGTCTTGCGGACATAGCGGGCCAGCACACTGTGCCGGTGGAGCAGCTGCAACGCCTGATCCGCAAGGGGCACTGCCTCGTCGCCCATGTCGATGACAGGATGGCAGGCTGGCTGGCCAATGAGCCGTTCGGCCGGGAACTGCACATCCGGGAATTCAACGTCGATCCCGACTTCCAGCAGCAGGGGATTGGGTCCGGCTTGCTCCGCGCCTGCCTGATCGACGCTGTCAATTGCGGCTTCCGGGCAGTCACCCTTACCACGTTTCGCGACGTTCCCTGGAACGCGCCGTTCTATGCCCGCCTGGGGTTCGAGGAGGTCACTGCACTGGACGCCCATCCGCGACTGGCAGGTCAACTGGCGGCCGAATCCGGGCACGGCCTGCCTGCCGACCGGCGCTGCGTAATGATCCGCTTTCTCGGTTGA
- a CDS encoding NepR family anti-sigma factor, protein MATQNFSNGKPHPGMIGAGNSGRDSPPRTKAKEGPEWADGLRKLYDSVVEEPLPDSFRDLLDKLDRGA, encoded by the coding sequence ATGGCAACGCAGAATTTCAGTAATGGCAAGCCTCATCCCGGTATGATCGGAGCGGGCAACTCAGGGCGGGATTCACCGCCGCGGACGAAGGCAAAGGAAGGCCCTGAATGGGCGGATGGCCTGCGCAAGCTCTATGATTCGGTCGTCGAAGAGCCCCTCCCCGACAGTTTCCGGGACCTGCTCGACAAGCTTGATCGAGGCGCCTGA
- a CDS encoding sigma-70 family RNA polymerase sigma factor, which translates to MAVHDLTQADRAAFKRELGEVIPHLRAFARGLCGRPDMADDLVQETMLKAWAAQDRFEPGTSMRAWTFVILRNAYLTEMRRNRFRGEYDEVQAERILVTSATQEEPLHLSDMRRALMSLPDERREALLLVGAGGFSYEEAAQICECPVGTIKSRVGRARAALTAMLDDGQMPDGDGEPAENAHAAILHELERLTRPKPAAALS; encoded by the coding sequence ATGGCCGTTCATGACCTGACCCAGGCCGACAGGGCGGCCTTCAAGCGCGAATTGGGGGAAGTGATTCCCCACCTGCGCGCTTTTGCGCGGGGCCTGTGCGGCAGGCCGGACATGGCTGACGATCTGGTGCAGGAAACCATGCTGAAAGCCTGGGCGGCGCAGGACCGGTTCGAACCCGGCACCTCCATGCGCGCCTGGACTTTCGTCATTCTGCGCAATGCCTACCTGACCGAGATGCGCCGCAACCGCTTTCGCGGCGAATACGATGAAGTGCAGGCAGAGCGCATCCTGGTGACGTCCGCCACGCAGGAAGAACCGCTCCATCTGTCAGACATGCGGCGCGCGCTGATGTCGCTGCCCGATGAACGGCGCGAAGCGCTCCTGCTGGTCGGGGCTGGCGGCTTCAGTTACGAAGAAGCGGCGCAGATCTGCGAATGCCCGGTGGGCACGATCAAGAGCCGGGTGGGCCGTGCCCGCGCCGCGCTCACTGCCATGCTTGATGACGGCCAGATGCCCGATGGAGATGGCGAGCCGGCCGAGAATGCCCATGCTGCCATCCTCCACGAACTGGAACGGCTGACCCGGCCCAAACCGGCGGCAGCTCTTTCCTGA
- a CDS encoding CHASE domain-containing protein yields the protein MFAIEAGERERSMAELRKEAQAIGSAIERRGDGAAAYLRAGAALFVVHGDLSREEFGAFVDELRINSQYLGAEGIGWARGITRMQIDAFETALSEELGTPLRVTPRPLLGGNRIVPITYLHPNTERNQRALGFDMYSESARRAAMDEAERSVRPTATGRVVLVQEGRSDQPGFLIYMPVFEGLGPTRRLKGFIFSPFNAGDFLTSTIQLPPDYGQRISLYDGAPDEENLLAQMGSTAAGGISVSQPVNFSNHQMILQLESSGGAGLSNMGVLTLAFGLLVASLMLALLRLLTRQANEDRAALEWLQEQDSIRESLTRELNHRVKNTLANVLSIIALTRNRTDRVDEFADGLDGRIRALSATHDLLTRSEWGTTPLRDVVEAELAPYLAQDDRIIELSGPPVQLAPNDALSFGLAVHELGTNAGRYGALSVHGGNVTVHWDLVSDKLVRVTWQEHGGPPVKPERQRGFGLHLIERIVAHELGQPVEIEFAADGVRCVMLIPVRKPSDFALRARYRTQ from the coding sequence GTGTTTGCCATCGAAGCCGGGGAGCGCGAACGCAGCATGGCCGAGCTGCGCAAGGAAGCGCAGGCCATCGGTTCGGCGATCGAGCGGCGGGGCGATGGCGCGGCGGCCTATCTGCGCGCGGGCGCGGCGCTGTTTGTCGTCCATGGCGACCTGAGCCGCGAGGAATTTGGCGCCTTCGTCGACGAACTGCGGATCAACAGCCAGTATCTGGGCGCAGAGGGCATCGGCTGGGCGCGAGGCATCACGCGGATGCAGATTGATGCATTCGAAACTGCCTTGAGCGAGGAGTTGGGCACCCCCTTGCGGGTCACGCCGCGCCCTCTGCTCGGCGGCAACCGGATCGTTCCGATAACCTACCTTCACCCCAATACCGAGCGGAACCAGCGGGCGCTGGGGTTCGACATGTATTCCGAATCGGCGCGGCGCGCGGCCATGGATGAGGCGGAGCGGAGCGTCCGTCCTACTGCAACCGGGCGGGTCGTGCTCGTCCAGGAAGGGCGAAGCGACCAACCCGGCTTTCTGATCTACATGCCGGTTTTCGAGGGTCTTGGCCCCACACGGCGGCTCAAGGGCTTTATCTTCAGTCCTTTCAACGCCGGCGACTTCCTTACGTCAACAATCCAGCTGCCCCCTGACTACGGCCAGAGGATCAGCCTCTATGACGGTGCTCCCGACGAGGAGAACCTTCTCGCGCAGATGGGCAGCACGGCGGCCGGTGGCATTTCGGTGTCCCAGCCGGTGAATTTCTCCAACCACCAGATGATCCTGCAGCTGGAATCGTCCGGGGGTGCCGGGCTGTCGAACATGGGTGTGCTGACGCTGGCGTTCGGGCTCCTGGTAGCCAGCCTGATGCTGGCCCTGCTCAGGCTGCTCACGCGCCAGGCCAATGAAGACCGGGCCGCCCTCGAATGGTTGCAGGAACAGGATTCCATCCGGGAGTCGCTGACGCGCGAGCTCAACCATCGCGTCAAGAATACCTTGGCCAATGTTCTGTCGATCATTGCCCTGACACGGAACCGGACCGATCGGGTCGACGAGTTTGCGGACGGGCTGGATGGCCGGATCCGCGCATTGTCGGCCACCCATGACCTGCTCACCCGGTCCGAATGGGGAACCACGCCATTGCGCGACGTGGTCGAGGCGGAACTGGCGCCCTATCTCGCTCAGGATGACCGGATCATCGAACTCAGTGGTCCGCCGGTCCAGCTGGCCCCGAACGACGCGCTGTCGTTCGGCCTGGCCGTGCACGAGCTTGGCACAAATGCCGGGCGCTATGGGGCCCTCAGCGTGCACGGCGGAAATGTCACGGTTCACTGGGACCTGGTCAGCGACAAGCTTGTCCGGGTAACCTGGCAGGAACACGGCGGACCGCCGGTCAAGCCGGAGCGGCAGCGCGGTTTCGGGCTTCATCTCATCGAGCGCATCGTGGCCCATGAACTGGGCCAGCCAGTTGAAATCGAATTCGCAGCGGACGGCGTCCGTTGCGTCATGCTGATTCCGGTGCGCAAGCCGAGCGACTTCGCACTGCGGGCCCGTTACCGGACGCAGTAA
- a CDS encoding superoxide dismutase: MPFSLIDLPYAADALEPAISAETFSYHHGKHHQAYIDKTNAAIEGTDLAGKSLEEVIVAARGSNQGLFNNAAQSWNHGFFWHSLSPESGTPSDELAAMIDSAFGSHDALAKQLADRGVGHFASGWVWLAEKDGALSIEETHDGDTLADIGFNPLLVIDLWEHAYYLDHQNKRPAYLDAVIGGKLNWAFASENLARGTAWTYPA, encoded by the coding sequence ATGCCTTTCTCCCTGATCGACCTGCCCTATGCCGCTGACGCCCTGGAACCTGCCATTTCGGCAGAGACGTTCTCGTATCACCACGGCAAGCATCACCAGGCCTATATCGACAAGACCAACGCCGCGATTGAAGGCACCGACCTTGCCGGCAAGTCGCTCGAAGAGGTGATCGTGGCCGCCCGCGGCAGCAACCAGGGACTGTTCAACAATGCCGCACAGAGCTGGAACCACGGCTTCTTCTGGCATTCGCTGTCACCCGAAAGTGGCACCCCGTCGGACGAGCTGGCCGCGATGATCGACAGCGCGTTCGGATCGCACGATGCGCTCGCCAAGCAACTGGCTGACCGGGGCGTCGGCCACTTCGCCAGCGGCTGGGTATGGCTGGCGGAAAAGGACGGCGCACTGTCGATCGAGGAAACCCATGATGGTGACACGCTGGCAGACATCGGGTTCAACCCGCTGCTGGTGATCGACCTGTGGGAACACGCCTACTACCTCGACCACCAGAACAAGCGCCCAGCCTATCTCGACGCGGTTATCGGCGGGAAGCTCAACTGGGCCTTCGCGTCGGAGAACCTCGCGCGCGGGACAGCCTGGACCTATCCGGCCTGA